A stretch of the Plodia interpunctella isolate USDA-ARS_2022_Savannah chromosome Z, ilPloInte3.2, whole genome shotgun sequence genome encodes the following:
- the LOC128683144 gene encoding insulin-like growth factor-binding protein complex acid labile subunit isoform X2 → MAMGGEGAEMTCPDECLCRITFEPEDGSSLCVLCSRGGMRSVPIDYLDRNAHVIAISAPPENPNFLNIGPIFTQPVPFANLRELQIANSNVPSIGKYSFWGLQNLRLLNLTHNNLTSIDADNFRGLINLTELYLDHNNIEQMPSETFMHLPALTTLILSNNKISTLVPRLFRMLAKLNTLDLSNNPLAELNPEVFKDIQHLRYFRCRRCLLRRVNTQIYHLAPHIEELDLGENQFKYLTSDEFISLKKLKKLRLDGNQLSVIVDNMFSRNRELRVLALARNRLALLAPAALTNLTSLVHLDISHNKIDRFHLQTFAPVVESLKTINFSGNNLPLNEIAIVLQILPDIHGVGLANLSLEMIPPNFFTYNEHLVGLDISWNKLTEFPYKLLTRTKFLQHLDISHNNLQTLSEQDLQRLEAIAQISLSKNKWRCDQCSAGTMLVYMTTTVLNGTIRNLKCYSPMRLRGVSFAKMTFSRLEQCPSTHEAQMSVIAGLMLLCVAVLAAIAGALCCTRRRAAHYYTNEEKRREHEHEHPEELLGRTELGSVATIHAPYHLVSKGS, encoded by the coding sequence ATGGCGATGGGCGGCGAAGGAGCGGAGATGACGTGCCCAGACGAGTGCTTGTGTCGCATCACGTTCGAGCCCGAGGACGGCAGCTCGCTGTGCGTGCTGTGCTCGCGCGGCGGTATGCGATCTGTTCCTATAGACTACCTTGATCGAAATGCTCACGTTATCGCCATATCTGCACCGCCAGAAAACCCCAATTTTCTCAATATCGGACCTATTTTTACACAACCCGTGCCCTTCGCCAATTTACGAGAACTACAAATTGCCAATTCAAATGTGCCGTCGATTGGAAAGTACTCATTTTGGGGCTTACAAAACTTGAGACTCTTGAACCTGACTCACAACAATTTGACCAGCATTGACGCAGATAATTTCAGAGGACTCATTAATCTGACCGAGCTATATCTCGACCACAATAACATCGAGCAAATGCCGAGTGAAACATTCATGCATCTCCCCGCACTGACGACGTTGATTTTATcgaacaataaaatatcaacattGGTTCCTAGATTATTTCGGATGTTGGCTAAACTCAACACTTTGGACTTAAGCAACAATCCACTTGCTGAATTGAATCCTGAGGTTTTTAAAGACATACAACATTTGAGATACTTTCGTTGTCGAAGGTGTTTATTGAGAAGAgtaaatacacaaatatatcATTTAGCTCCTCACATTGAGGAATTAGATTTAGGTGAGaatcaattcaaatatttaacatcAGACGAGTTTATAAGtcttaaaaagttaaagaaatTACGACTGGATGGCAACCAACTGTCTGTAATAGTGGACAACATGTTTAGCCGGAACCGCGAGTTGCGAGTGCTGGCACTGGCACGCAACCGGCTCGCCCTGCTGGCGCCTGCCGCCCTCACCAATCTGACCTCCCTCGTGCATTTGGATATAagtcataataaaattgacaggTTCCATTTACAAACCTTCGCTCCTGTGGTGGAGTCTTTAAAGACCATAAATTTCAGCGGCAATAATTTACCCCTCAACGAAATTGCTATTGTTCTTCAGATTTTGCCAGATATTCATGGAGTCGGCCTCGCTAACTTATCCTTGGAAATGATACCACCAAATTTTTTCACTTATAATGAACACCTTGTGGGCTTAGACATATCGTGGAATAAATTGACTGAATTCCCATACAAATTACTGACAAGAACAAAATTTCTGCAACATCTCGATATATCACATAACAATTTGCAAACTTTGTCTGAGCAGGATTTGCAACGATTGGAAGCCATAGCTCAGATAAGtctgtctaaaaataaatggagaTGTGACCAGTGCTCCGCCGGAACTATGCTCGTTTACATGACTACGACCGTTTTGAATGGAACTATAAGGAACTTGAAATGTTATTCTCCTATGAGACTGCGAGGCGTCAGCTTTGCGAAAATGACCTTCAGTCGCCTCGAACAGTGTCCGAGTACACACGAGGCACAAATGAGCGTAATAGCCGGTTTAATGCTGCTATGTGTTGCCGTGCTGGCCGCCATTGCGGGCGCGTTGTGCTGCACGCGACGGCGCGCCGCTCACTACTACACCAACGAGGAGAAGAGACGAGAGCACGAGCATGAGCATCCTGAAGAGCTGCTAGGCCGTACCGAGCTGGGCAGTGTGGCCACCATCCACGCCCCCTACCACTTGGTATCCAAGGGCAGCTAA
- the LOC128683145 gene encoding NADH dehydrogenase (ubiquinone) 23 kDa subunit-like: MTVLKFVHFKRCQYNRNLIYMQYAVRWQSSCNPCVPECPPTPPCPPCPPPSPLCPPPPPPPMCPPHYCCPRTKYQVNWIYVNDVPPTTTLRDFFDRATQVWFWTELIRGFAVTLGHVFKEPATINYPFEKGPLSPRFRGEHALRRYPSGEERCIACKLCEAICPAQAITIDAEERSDGSRRATRYDIDMTKCIFCGYCQEACPVDAIVEGPNFEYATETHEELLYNKEKLLFNGDRWESEICSNIKDNHLYR; the protein is encoded by the exons ATGACTGTTCTCAAGTTTGTACATTTCAAACGTTGCCAATACAAtagaaatttgatttatatgcAATATGCAGTAAGATGGCAAAGCAGTTGTAATCCATGTGTACCAGAGTGTCCACCTACACCACCATGTCCGCCATGTCCTCCTCCGTCTCCGCTATGTCCTCCTCCTCCTCCTCCTCCGATGTGCCCCCCACATTACTGTTGCCCCAGAACTAAATACCAAGTGAACTGGATTTATGTAAACGATGTACCACCGACTACAACACTGAGAGACTTTTTTGATCGCGCCACTCAGGTTTGGTTTTGGACGGAGCTTATTCGAG GTTTTGCAGTGACCCTCGGACATGTATTTAAGGAGCCGGCTACAATAAATTATCCATTCGAGAAAGGCCCTCTGTCGCCCCGATTTAGAGGAGAGCACGCGCTTCGGAGGTACCCATCTGGAGAGGAACGGTGCATCGCGTGCAAACTGTGCGAGGCGATCTGTCCGGCACAG GCGATCACGATTGACGCGGAGGAGCGCAGTGACGGATCGCGCCGCGCCACGCGCTACGACATCGACATGACCAAGTGCATCTTCTGCGGGTACTGCCAAGAAGCCTGTCCCGTTGACGCCATTGTGGAAGGCCCCAATTTCGAATATGCCACCGAAACTCATGAGGAGCTCttgtacaataaagagaaGTTGCTTTTCAATGGCGACCGGTGGGAATCCGAGATTTGTAGCAACATCAAGGATAATCACTTATATCGTTAG
- the LOC128683144 gene encoding insulin-like growth factor-binding protein complex acid labile subunit isoform X1, which translates to MRTFKLISCKMKETWRSRSFSRKCISYLWLLGCTTILMAMGGEGAEMTCPDECLCRITFEPEDGSSLCVLCSRGGMRSVPIDYLDRNAHVIAISAPPENPNFLNIGPIFTQPVPFANLRELQIANSNVPSIGKYSFWGLQNLRLLNLTHNNLTSIDADNFRGLINLTELYLDHNNIEQMPSETFMHLPALTTLILSNNKISTLVPRLFRMLAKLNTLDLSNNPLAELNPEVFKDIQHLRYFRCRRCLLRRVNTQIYHLAPHIEELDLGENQFKYLTSDEFISLKKLKKLRLDGNQLSVIVDNMFSRNRELRVLALARNRLALLAPAALTNLTSLVHLDISHNKIDRFHLQTFAPVVESLKTINFSGNNLPLNEIAIVLQILPDIHGVGLANLSLEMIPPNFFTYNEHLVGLDISWNKLTEFPYKLLTRTKFLQHLDISHNNLQTLSEQDLQRLEAIAQISLSKNKWRCDQCSAGTMLVYMTTTVLNGTIRNLKCYSPMRLRGVSFAKMTFSRLEQCPSTHEAQMSVIAGLMLLCVAVLAAIAGALCCTRRRAAHYYTNEEKRREHEHEHPEELLGRTELGSVATIHAPYHLVSKGS; encoded by the coding sequence AAAATGTATAAGCTATCTTTGGCTGCTTGGATGTACAACAATCCTCATGGCGATGGGCGGCGAAGGAGCGGAGATGACGTGCCCAGACGAGTGCTTGTGTCGCATCACGTTCGAGCCCGAGGACGGCAGCTCGCTGTGCGTGCTGTGCTCGCGCGGCGGTATGCGATCTGTTCCTATAGACTACCTTGATCGAAATGCTCACGTTATCGCCATATCTGCACCGCCAGAAAACCCCAATTTTCTCAATATCGGACCTATTTTTACACAACCCGTGCCCTTCGCCAATTTACGAGAACTACAAATTGCCAATTCAAATGTGCCGTCGATTGGAAAGTACTCATTTTGGGGCTTACAAAACTTGAGACTCTTGAACCTGACTCACAACAATTTGACCAGCATTGACGCAGATAATTTCAGAGGACTCATTAATCTGACCGAGCTATATCTCGACCACAATAACATCGAGCAAATGCCGAGTGAAACATTCATGCATCTCCCCGCACTGACGACGTTGATTTTATcgaacaataaaatatcaacattGGTTCCTAGATTATTTCGGATGTTGGCTAAACTCAACACTTTGGACTTAAGCAACAATCCACTTGCTGAATTGAATCCTGAGGTTTTTAAAGACATACAACATTTGAGATACTTTCGTTGTCGAAGGTGTTTATTGAGAAGAgtaaatacacaaatatatcATTTAGCTCCTCACATTGAGGAATTAGATTTAGGTGAGaatcaattcaaatatttaacatcAGACGAGTTTATAAGtcttaaaaagttaaagaaatTACGACTGGATGGCAACCAACTGTCTGTAATAGTGGACAACATGTTTAGCCGGAACCGCGAGTTGCGAGTGCTGGCACTGGCACGCAACCGGCTCGCCCTGCTGGCGCCTGCCGCCCTCACCAATCTGACCTCCCTCGTGCATTTGGATATAagtcataataaaattgacaggTTCCATTTACAAACCTTCGCTCCTGTGGTGGAGTCTTTAAAGACCATAAATTTCAGCGGCAATAATTTACCCCTCAACGAAATTGCTATTGTTCTTCAGATTTTGCCAGATATTCATGGAGTCGGCCTCGCTAACTTATCCTTGGAAATGATACCACCAAATTTTTTCACTTATAATGAACACCTTGTGGGCTTAGACATATCGTGGAATAAATTGACTGAATTCCCATACAAATTACTGACAAGAACAAAATTTCTGCAACATCTCGATATATCACATAACAATTTGCAAACTTTGTCTGAGCAGGATTTGCAACGATTGGAAGCCATAGCTCAGATAAGtctgtctaaaaataaatggagaTGTGACCAGTGCTCCGCCGGAACTATGCTCGTTTACATGACTACGACCGTTTTGAATGGAACTATAAGGAACTTGAAATGTTATTCTCCTATGAGACTGCGAGGCGTCAGCTTTGCGAAAATGACCTTCAGTCGCCTCGAACAGTGTCCGAGTACACACGAGGCACAAATGAGCGTAATAGCCGGTTTAATGCTGCTATGTGTTGCCGTGCTGGCCGCCATTGCGGGCGCGTTGTGCTGCACGCGACGGCGCGCCGCTCACTACTACACCAACGAGGAGAAGAGACGAGAGCACGAGCATGAGCATCCTGAAGAGCTGCTAGGCCGTACCGAGCTGGGCAGTGTGGCCACCATCCACGCCCCCTACCACTTGGTATCCAAGGGCAGCTAA